From a region of the Streptococcus ruminantium genome:
- a CDS encoding nitroreductase family protein: MNETIDLMLSHSSVRRFTEEAISKEHLDMIITAGRAASSWKNLQSYSIIVVQSETKKQSLYNLVPQPAILQAQAILVFVGDHNRASKAAQLHGANFDAKGTENLLISSVDASLAGQNALLAAESLGYGGVFIGMIRHKALDIAELFSLPDYTYPIFCIALGCPAQNHPVKPRLEADSIVFQEEYIEQGVKAIEAYDRVQTAYAGARQAQTWSERMVMQFGQAEQPETRAILEKNKLL, from the coding sequence ATGAATGAAACAATTGATTTGATGTTGTCCCATAGCTCAGTTCGGCGCTTTACAGAAGAAGCGATTTCGAAGGAGCATTTGGACATGATTATCACAGCGGGGCGGGCAGCCTCTAGCTGGAAGAATTTGCAATCTTATTCCATCATTGTGGTTCAGTCTGAAACTAAAAAGCAGTCTCTTTATAATCTAGTACCCCAGCCAGCTATTTTGCAGGCTCAGGCTATTTTGGTTTTTGTTGGAGACCACAACCGTGCTAGTAAGGCAGCTCAGTTGCATGGAGCGAATTTTGACGCTAAGGGAACGGAAAACCTTTTGATTTCATCGGTTGATGCTTCGCTAGCAGGACAAAATGCCCTTTTGGCAGCAGAAAGTCTAGGTTATGGAGGGGTCTTTATCGGCATGATTCGTCATAAGGCTCTGGATATAGCAGAGCTATTTAGCCTGCCAGATTATACCTATCCGATTTTTTGTATTGCTCTGGGATGTCCAGCTCAAAATCATCCTGTTAAACCGCGCTTGGAGGCAGATTCTATTGTCTTTCAAGAAGAATATATAGAGCAAGGTGTGAAAGCTATTGAAGCCTATGATCGTGTACAGACAGCTTACGCAGGAGCACGCCAGGCACAAACTTGGTCTGAGCGAATGGTAATGCAATTTGGACAAGCAGAGCAGCCAGAAACACGTGCTATTTTAGAGAAAAACAAACTTTTGTAG
- the dnaI gene encoding primosomal protein DnaI — MKSVQDRLPQANYSNPKSYQQLYQEIVNDAEVAAFIRKEGLTQEEINLSISKFLEYISQRDLFVQQDEAYIAKGYQPVLIMNEGYADVSYLETEELVEYRRLEAIKNRIQLINMPASLKNITVADIDKNDENRVEVMLAITDFVKHFEEKPKALYIYGNFGIGKSYLMAYLANLLSKTHLQSTTMLHYPTFVVDIKNAIKDGSVKERIDEIKMAQVLVLDDIGAEQHSPWVRDDVLQVILQYRMQENLPTFFTSNFSLIELERHFASGKSGDETWQAKRVMERIRYLARDLHLKGNNRR, encoded by the coding sequence ATGAAATCAGTACAAGATCGACTACCCCAAGCTAATTATAGCAATCCCAAATCCTACCAGCAACTCTATCAAGAGATTGTGAATGATGCAGAAGTAGCTGCTTTTATCAGAAAGGAAGGCTTGACCCAAGAAGAAATCAATCTATCCATTTCAAAATTTTTGGAATATATTAGTCAGCGGGACCTTTTTGTTCAACAGGACGAAGCTTATATTGCTAAAGGGTACCAGCCTGTGCTCATTATGAACGAGGGTTATGCAGATGTTTCTTATCTTGAAACAGAGGAATTGGTCGAATATCGCCGATTAGAGGCTATTAAGAACCGTATTCAGCTAATCAATATGCCAGCGAGCCTCAAGAATATTACTGTCGCAGATATTGATAAAAACGATGAAAATCGAGTTGAGGTAATGCTGGCGATTACAGATTTTGTGAAGCATTTTGAGGAAAAACCGAAAGCTCTCTATATCTATGGCAATTTTGGAATAGGAAAGAGTTACTTGATGGCTTATCTGGCCAATCTATTGTCCAAGACCCATCTTCAGTCTACCACCATGCTTCATTATCCTACCTTTGTGGTGGATATTAAAAATGCCATTAAAGATGGCTCTGTCAAGGAAAGAATTGATGAAATCAAGATGGCTCAAGTCTTGGTTTTGGATGATATTGGTGCAGAACAGCATAGTCCATGGGTTCGTGATGACGTGTTGCAGGTCATCCTCCAGTATCGTATGCAGGAAAATTTGCCGACTTTTTTCACCTCTAATTTTTCACTTATAGAGTTGGAACGACACTTTGCATCAGGAAAGTCTGGAGATGAAACTTGGCAAGCCAAGCGTGTGATGGAGCGTATTCGCTATCTAGCACGAGATTTACATTTGAAGGGAAATAATCGCCGATGA
- a CDS encoding replication initiation and membrane attachment family protein: MKPNDLFSYIKTSSFTPDIISLSRCYQPIIGFDALALYYHLYSFADQGQGRYKWTSILNHMNLGMNRLEQALDILTAMGLLELYQLDDLIGLSLQAPLSVKSFLAKPLYKHLLAKRIGELSLEGLMNQLPNQEQNISKAFSDVFTLDGQVPAIYESQPDFDWSAFKALMARDKLLFQNETEDIIALSYIAEQAGWTWLETYRQAKATAIGQTISTKRLQQSRQSFSLENGSLTAKEKAIVREAKAKSSLIFLSVLKDHRRAAVTMAERKCLTDLANLGLLDEVINVLLLYTFNKVDSANLNEKYAMKLGNDFSYKGLASAEAAVLYLRELKAGQATRVSKPQKTNIPEWSKEEVQQGQTQEGQAKLAALYRELEEMETKGGG, translated from the coding sequence ATGAAGCCAAATGATCTATTTTCCTATATCAAAACCAGTTCTTTTACCCCAGATATTATCAGTCTCAGTCGCTGTTACCAGCCCATTATTGGCTTTGATGCTCTAGCTCTTTATTACCATCTCTATAGCTTTGCAGATCAAGGACAGGGACGTTACAAATGGACTAGCATCCTTAATCATATGAATTTGGGGATGAATCGGCTGGAGCAGGCTCTGGATATTCTGACTGCTATGGGACTCTTGGAACTTTATCAGTTGGATGATTTGATAGGACTTTCGCTGCAAGCTCCTCTGTCAGTTAAAAGCTTTCTAGCCAAGCCTTTGTATAAGCATTTATTAGCAAAACGAATTGGGGAACTGAGTCTAGAGGGGCTGATGAATCAGTTACCAAATCAGGAACAAAATATATCTAAAGCCTTTTCTGATGTTTTTACGTTGGACGGACAAGTACCAGCTATTTATGAGAGCCAACCTGATTTTGATTGGTCAGCCTTTAAGGCTCTAATGGCTAGAGATAAGCTTCTTTTTCAAAATGAAACAGAGGATATTATCGCTCTTAGTTACATAGCAGAGCAGGCAGGGTGGACTTGGTTGGAAACCTATCGTCAGGCGAAGGCGACAGCTATCGGTCAAACTATCTCAACCAAACGGTTGCAGCAGTCACGCCAATCTTTTTCCTTAGAAAATGGCAGTCTAACGGCAAAAGAAAAAGCCATTGTTCGGGAGGCCAAGGCTAAATCTAGTCTAATCTTTCTTTCAGTTCTTAAAGACCATAGAAGGGCAGCGGTGACAATGGCAGAGCGGAAGTGTTTGACAGACTTAGCCAATCTGGGATTACTAGATGAGGTCATCAATGTCTTACTACTTTATACTTTTAACAAGGTGGATTCTGCCAACCTAAATGAAAAATATGCCATGAAATTGGGCAATGACTTTTCTTACAAAGGCCTTGCTAGTGCGGAAGCAGCAGTTCTTTATCTGAGAGAGTTGAAAGCAGGCCAGGCCACCAGAGTGAGCAAACCACAAAAGACAAATATCCCCGAATGGAGCAAGGAAGAAGTTCAGCAGGGACAAACGCAAGAAGGCCAGGCAAAGCTAGCTGCTCTTTATCGTGAATTAGAAGAAATGGAAACCAAAGGAGGTGGCTGA
- the nrdR gene encoding transcriptional regulator NrdR: protein MRCPKCQSLKSSVIDSRQAEDGNTIRRRRSCDQCGQRFTTYERIEEKTLVVVKKDGTREQFSREKIFNGIIRSAQKRPVSTDDIDEVVSRIEQKVRAQGDNEIESDVIGNLVMEELVELDEITYVRFASVYRSFKDVEELENLLKQMISKGSKVKSG, encoded by the coding sequence ATGCGTTGTCCAAAATGTCAGAGTTTGAAATCAAGTGTCATTGATAGTCGTCAGGCTGAAGATGGCAATACCATTCGTCGTCGCCGTTCCTGTGATCAATGTGGTCAGCGTTTTACCACCTATGAACGGATTGAAGAAAAAACCTTAGTTGTTGTCAAGAAGGATGGCACAAGAGAGCAGTTTTCTCGTGAGAAAATTTTCAATGGAATTATTCGCTCTGCTCAAAAGCGGCCTGTGTCAACTGATGATATTGATGAAGTAGTTAGTCGGATTGAACAGAAAGTTCGAGCCCAAGGGGACAATGAAATTGAGTCTGATGTAATCGGGAATCTGGTGATGGAAGAATTGGTTGAGCTGGATGAGATTACCTACGTACGTTTTGCGTCAGTTTACCGTTCCTTCAAGGATGTGGAAGAATTGGAAAATCTGCTCAAACAGATGATTTCCAAAGGTAGTAAGGTGAAATCGGGTTGA
- a CDS encoding AI-2E family transporter, whose protein sequence is MNSSFKEKVILIVLAGVTLLAVLNWSSIYGAAQQLLGSMNSLFIGAIIAFILNVPMKKLEDQLEKITFLKKSKRSLAIVGVLISFALIVTVLVVIVLPTLVTTVSELVSVSSTAIPKSVNALTNFLGSNGLLSGKIGDQIIGFLNQLKNLTFISGLVTPILSGLVSNVTGLFSNTMTLVIAFFFTLAILGSKEHLQNMARKFLQAILPAKAVKIVNYIGEVIVDTYDKFLMSQIVEACIIGTLVFVSYSFSGIPYASMAGILAGVLSFVPYIGPLSACLISALFVAVQNPLLALWSIALFQLIQLIEGNVIYPRVVGQSVGLPTLFTLAAALIGGNLFGLLGMIFFTPIFAVIYRLIREWVTMRLKKQNEMNLEGE, encoded by the coding sequence ATGAACTCATCATTTAAGGAAAAAGTTATATTGATAGTGTTAGCTGGTGTCACCTTACTAGCAGTTTTAAATTGGTCAAGTATTTACGGTGCTGCTCAACAGCTACTCGGTAGTATGAATTCGTTGTTTATTGGTGCCATCATTGCTTTTATTCTCAACGTGCCTATGAAGAAATTAGAGGATCAGCTTGAGAAAATTACTTTCCTCAAGAAGTCTAAGCGCTCCTTGGCCATTGTTGGAGTTCTCATTAGTTTTGCCTTGATTGTCACAGTCTTGGTTGTTATCGTTCTTCCTACCTTGGTAACGACTGTATCGGAGTTGGTTTCGGTTAGCAGCACTGCGATTCCAAAATCAGTGAATGCCCTGACAAATTTTTTGGGTTCTAATGGTCTTTTGTCAGGCAAAATTGGGGATCAAATCATTGGTTTTCTGAATCAATTAAAAAATCTGACCTTTATTTCTGGTTTGGTTACTCCAATCCTATCTGGCTTAGTTTCTAATGTGACAGGTCTCTTCTCAAATACAATGACATTGGTGATCGCTTTCTTCTTCACTCTTGCCATTCTGGGGAGCAAGGAGCATTTGCAAAATATGGCTAGAAAATTTTTACAAGCTATCTTGCCAGCAAAGGCAGTTAAGATTGTGAATTATATTGGTGAAGTGATCGTTGATACCTATGATAAATTTTTGATGAGTCAGATTGTCGAAGCCTGCATTATCGGAACTCTTGTTTTTGTGAGTTATTCTTTTTCGGGTATACCTTACGCTAGTATGGCAGGTATTTTGGCTGGTGTCCTATCCTTTGTTCCTTATATCGGTCCTTTGTCAGCTTGTTTGATTAGTGCTCTTTTTGTTGCGGTGCAAAATCCTTTGCTGGCTCTGTGGTCAATTGCCTTGTTCCAATTGATTCAATTGATCGAAGGAAATGTCATCTATCCTCGTGTCGTTGGACAGTCTGTTGGTTTACCAACCCTGTTTACCTTAGCTGCTGCTCTCATAGGTGGTAATTTATTTGGTCTGTTAGGAATGATCTTTTTTACTCCGATCTTTGCAGTTATTTACCGTCTAATACGAGAGTGGGTTACCATGCGATTGAAGAAACAAAATGAAATGAATTTGGAAGGCGAGTAG
- a CDS encoding response regulator transcription factor: MAKKILIAGKERNLSHFVSMELQKKDYLVDYVSTGKEALSLAHETDFDLILMSFQLSDMSSKELAKELLAMKPATVMIVAMDPADVSQHGEEVLAYAVSYVVKPFVISDLVEQISAIFRGRDFIDNHCKQVHLHAAYRDLKVDFQNRTVTRGDELINLTRREYDLLATLMNSPEAVSREQLLERVWKYEAASETNVVDVYIRYLRGKLDLPNQESYIKTVRGVGYAMRD; this comes from the coding sequence ATGGCTAAGAAAATTTTGATTGCTGGAAAAGAGCGCAATCTATCGCATTTTGTTTCTATGGAATTGCAAAAAAAGGATTACCTTGTGGACTATGTGTCAACCGGAAAGGAAGCCCTGTCTTTGGCTCATGAAACAGATTTTGACTTAATTCTGATGAGTTTTCAGCTATCAGATATGTCTAGTAAGGAATTAGCCAAGGAGTTACTGGCAATGAAGCCTGCAACGGTCATGATTGTAGCAATGGATCCTGCGGATGTGTCCCAGCATGGCGAGGAAGTATTGGCCTATGCTGTATCCTATGTGGTGAAACCTTTTGTTATCAGTGACTTGGTGGAGCAAATTTCCGCTATTTTTCGTGGTCGAGACTTTATTGATAATCACTGCAAGCAGGTTCATTTGCACGCTGCTTATCGGGATTTAAAGGTTGATTTTCAAAATCGGACGGTAACGCGTGGGGATGAGTTAATCAATCTAACCCGCCGTGAATACGATTTACTAGCAACCTTGATGAATAGTCCTGAAGCGGTCAGTCGGGAGCAGCTCTTAGAGCGAGTTTGGAAATATGAAGCTGCCTCTGAAACGAATGTAGTAGATGTTTATATTCGTTATTTACGAGGGAAATTAGACTTACCCAATCAGGAGTCTTATATCAAAACAGTTCGCGGTGTCGGCTATGCCATGCGTGATTAA
- the gndA gene encoding NADP-dependent phosphogluconate dehydrogenase produces MTKANFGVVGMAVMGRNLALNVESRGYSVAIYNRSADKTEDVIASNPGKNLIPSYDVESFVASIEKPRRIMLMVQAGPGTDATIQALLPHLDEGDILIDGGNTFYEDTIRRSKELANSGINFIGTGVSGGEKGALEGPSIMPGGQKEAYELVADVLEEISAKAPEDGVPCVTYIGPDGAGHYVKMVHNGIEYGDMQLIAESYDLMQHLLGLSVDEMATIFTEWNQGELDSYLIEITADILKRKDDQGQDGPIVDYILDAAGNKGTGKWTSQSSLDLGVPLSLITESVFARYISTYKEERVVASKILPKPAPFTYEGDKVELVEKIRQALYFSKIMSYAQGFAQLRVASKENNWNLPFGEIAKIWRAGCIIRARFLQKITDAYGRDEDLANLLLDEYFLDVTAKYQQAVRDVVALAVQAGVPVPTFSAAITYFDSYRAENLPANLIQAQRDYFGAHTYNRKDKEGIFHYDWYSESN; encoded by the coding sequence ATGACAAAAGCAAATTTTGGTGTTGTGGGTATGGCTGTTATGGGACGTAACCTCGCGCTTAATGTTGAATCACGTGGTTACTCAGTAGCCATTTATAACCGTTCTGCGGACAAGACAGAGGATGTTATTGCAAGTAATCCAGGAAAAAACTTGATTCCAAGTTATGATGTGGAGAGTTTTGTAGCTTCCATTGAAAAACCGCGTCGCATTATGCTGATGGTTCAAGCGGGACCCGGTACGGATGCCACTATCCAAGCTCTTTTACCGCATCTGGATGAAGGGGATATCTTGATTGATGGTGGTAATACCTTCTATGAAGATACGATCCGTCGTTCAAAAGAATTGGCAAACTCAGGTATCAACTTCATCGGTACAGGTGTATCTGGTGGGGAAAAAGGTGCTCTTGAAGGTCCGTCTATCATGCCTGGCGGTCAAAAAGAAGCCTATGAATTGGTAGCAGATGTTTTGGAAGAAATTTCAGCAAAGGCTCCAGAGGATGGCGTACCTTGTGTGACTTATATTGGTCCAGATGGAGCGGGTCACTATGTGAAGATGGTGCACAATGGTATTGAGTATGGCGATATGCAGTTGATTGCTGAGTCGTATGATCTTATGCAACATTTGTTGGGGTTATCTGTTGATGAAATGGCAACTATTTTCACTGAGTGGAATCAAGGTGAATTGGACAGTTACTTGATTGAAATTACAGCAGACATTCTAAAACGCAAAGACGATCAGGGACAAGATGGTCCAATTGTTGATTATATTTTAGATGCTGCTGGTAACAAAGGGACAGGTAAATGGACGAGTCAATCATCACTGGATTTGGGTGTGCCACTGTCATTGATTACAGAATCAGTATTTGCTCGCTACATTTCTACGTATAAAGAGGAGCGTGTGGTAGCTAGCAAGATTCTTCCAAAGCCAGCTCCATTTACCTACGAAGGTGACAAGGTTGAGTTGGTAGAAAAAATCCGTCAAGCTCTCTACTTTTCAAAAATCATGTCTTATGCACAAGGTTTTGCCCAATTGCGCGTAGCTTCTAAAGAAAACAATTGGAATTTGCCATTTGGAGAGATTGCAAAAATCTGGCGCGCCGGCTGTATTATCCGTGCTCGCTTCTTGCAAAAAATCACAGATGCTTATGGTCGTGATGAGGACTTGGCAAACTTACTCTTGGATGAATACTTCCTTGATGTTACAGCTAAATACCAGCAAGCTGTCCGTGATGTAGTTGCCTTAGCAGTTCAAGCAGGGGTTCCTGTTCCGACCTTCTCAGCAGCAATTACTTACTTTGATAGTTACCGTGCTGAAAACTTGCCAGCGAATTTGATTCAGGCACAACGTGACTACTTCGGTGCCCATACTTACAACCGTAAGGATAAAGAGGGTATCTTCCACTATGACTGGTATAGTGAATCAAACTAA
- a CDS encoding YceD family protein gives MFHIYDIQRIPEGISFDKTLDLQEELQGRNREILGLSPVQVNGNIRFESGFFFLDYRMAYDITLASSRSLEPVVLNEVQQVNEIFVANEAILKQQDLIDEDMVLVVEEDRIVLEESVADNILLNIPIKVLTPEEEAGTNLSSGRSWVLMTEETFHQKTQEKKEANSPFAQLQGLFEDEEESK, from the coding sequence ATGTTTCATATTTACGATATTCAGAGGATTCCAGAAGGAATTTCCTTTGATAAAACCTTGGACTTGCAGGAAGAATTGCAAGGACGAAACAGGGAGATTTTAGGTCTGTCTCCTGTTCAGGTGAATGGGAATATCCGCTTTGAATCGGGTTTCTTTTTCCTAGATTATCGGATGGCTTATGATATTACACTAGCTTCTAGTCGATCCTTAGAACCTGTAGTATTGAATGAAGTACAGCAGGTAAATGAGATATTTGTTGCAAATGAAGCTATTCTCAAGCAACAGGATTTGATTGATGAGGACATGGTTCTTGTGGTAGAAGAGGATCGCATTGTTTTGGAAGAAAGTGTAGCGGATAACATTTTGCTTAATATCCCAATCAAGGTTTTGACACCAGAAGAAGAGGCAGGAACAAACCTATCTTCTGGGCGGTCTTGGGTGCTGATGACAGAAGAGACTTTCCATCAAAAAACACAGGAGAAAAAAGAAGCCAATAGTCCTTTTGCTCAATTGCAGGGACTATTTGAGGATGAGGAAGAGTCTAAATAG
- the trxB gene encoding thioredoxin-disulfide reductase, protein MYDTVVIGAGPAGMTAALYAGRSNLKVALLERGIYGGQMNNTAEIENYPGYAHISGPALAEKMFEPLEKFGVDHIFGTLVRIEEEGTIKKVVTEDGILETKTVVLAMGAKHRLLGVPGEDTYNSRGVSYCAVCDGAFFRGQKLLVVGGGDSAVEEAIFLTQFAESVTIVHRRDQLRAQKVIQDRAFANEKINFIWDSVVEEIKGNDLRVQSVVIKNVKTEQVTELDFGGVFIYVGLDPMTDSVGDLGITDDAGWIVTNEKMETEKSGIYAIGDIRQNQLRQIATAVGNGAVAGQEVYNYVTELSE, encoded by the coding sequence ATGTACGATACAGTTGTAATTGGAGCAGGACCTGCTGGGATGACTGCAGCACTTTATGCAGGTCGTAGTAATTTGAAAGTAGCCTTGTTAGAACGTGGCATCTACGGCGGTCAGATGAATAATACCGCTGAAATTGAAAATTATCCAGGTTATGCCCATATTTCTGGTCCGGCTCTGGCTGAAAAAATGTTTGAACCTCTTGAAAAATTTGGAGTAGATCATATCTTTGGCACCTTGGTTCGCATAGAAGAAGAGGGGACAATCAAGAAAGTAGTGACCGAAGATGGTATTTTGGAAACTAAAACAGTCGTTCTAGCGATGGGAGCAAAACATCGTCTGTTAGGTGTTCCGGGTGAGGATACCTACAATAGCCGCGGGGTATCTTACTGTGCTGTCTGCGATGGTGCTTTCTTCCGAGGGCAAAAACTCTTGGTTGTTGGTGGGGGAGACTCTGCGGTAGAAGAAGCTATTTTCTTGACCCAGTTTGCAGAATCTGTAACCATTGTTCACCGCCGTGACCAACTGCGTGCACAAAAAGTTATCCAAGATCGTGCCTTTGCCAACGAAAAAATCAACTTCATCTGGGATAGTGTGGTAGAAGAAATCAAGGGCAATGATTTGCGTGTTCAAAGTGTAGTCATCAAGAATGTTAAGACTGAGCAAGTGACTGAGCTTGATTTTGGTGGGGTATTTATCTATGTCGGTCTTGATCCGATGACAGACAGTGTTGGCGATCTGGGGATCACTGATGATGCTGGTTGGATTGTGACCAATGAAAAGATGGAAACTGAGAAGTCAGGTATTTATGCTATCGGTGATATTCGCCAAAACCAACTTCGTCAAATCGCTACAGCAGTTGGTAACGGAGCAGTTGCTGGTCAAGAGGTTTACAATTACGTTACAGAATTAAGTGAATAA
- a CDS encoding DUF4059 family protein, translated as MLQNILSFYLQGLLLASLLIISASLVWFVLRMTKGVDKTLQERQDFLFDLLMIDVMTIPIVAFGIVGILLMLKA; from the coding sequence ATGTTACAAAACATTTTAAGTTTTTATTTGCAAGGTCTATTGCTGGCTTCTTTGTTAATCATCTCTGCCAGTCTAGTCTGGTTTGTTCTACGGATGACAAAAGGTGTGGATAAAACCTTGCAAGAGCGGCAAGATTTCTTGTTTGACTTACTGATGATTGATGTAATGACGATTCCCATTGTAGCTTTTGGGATAGTGGGAATTTTGCTAATGCTAAAAGCATAG
- a CDS encoding DEAD/DEAH box helicase, whose protein sequence is MKFTDMKLKPYIQEALKEINFVQPTEVQEKLIPVVLSGRDLIGESKTGSGKTHTFLIPIFQKLNEELDQVQAVITAPSRELATQIYQAARQIAEHAETEVRVTNYVGGTDKNRQIDKLQSNQPHIVIGTPGRIYDLVKSGDLAIHKAGIFVVDEADMTLDMGFLETVDKIAGSLPKNLQFLVFSATIPQKLQPFLKKYLSNPVMEQIKTRTVISDTIENWLISTKGRDKNAQILEITKLMQPYLAMIFVNTKTRADELHSYLIANGLRVAKIHGDIPPRERKRIMNQVKNLDYQYIVATDLAARGIDIEGVSHVINDAIPQDLSFFVHRVGRTGRNGLSGIAITLYQPSDDADIRELEKLNIAFLPKEMKNGEFVDTYDRDRRVNREKSHEKLDLEMIGLVKKKKKKIKPGYKKKIQWAVDEKRRKTKRIEARAKGRAERKAKRQTF, encoded by the coding sequence ATGAAATTTACGGATATGAAACTCAAGCCTTATATTCAGGAGGCTTTGAAAGAAATTAACTTTGTCCAGCCGACAGAAGTTCAGGAGAAATTGATTCCTGTTGTTTTGTCAGGGCGAGACTTGATAGGGGAATCAAAAACAGGTTCGGGTAAGACCCATACCTTCTTGATCCCGATTTTCCAAAAATTAAATGAGGAATTGGACCAAGTTCAGGCTGTTATTACAGCCCCATCTCGTGAACTGGCTACTCAGATTTATCAAGCTGCTCGTCAAATTGCTGAGCATGCTGAGACGGAAGTTCGGGTGACCAACTATGTCGGTGGGACGGATAAAAATCGTCAAATAGACAAGCTCCAGTCCAACCAGCCCCATATTGTTATTGGAACTCCTGGTCGTATCTATGATTTGGTCAAATCAGGTGATCTGGCCATCCACAAGGCAGGTATTTTCGTGGTGGACGAGGCGGATATGACTTTAGATATGGGCTTTTTAGAAACTGTAGATAAGATTGCGGGCAGTCTGCCTAAAAATCTGCAATTTTTGGTTTTCTCAGCCACTATTCCGCAGAAATTGCAGCCTTTCCTGAAGAAATATTTGTCCAATCCAGTCATGGAACAAATCAAAACTCGTACTGTTATCTCAGATACCATTGAGAATTGGCTAATTTCAACCAAAGGTCGTGATAAAAATGCACAAATTTTAGAAATTACCAAGCTAATGCAGCCATATTTAGCTATGATTTTTGTCAATACTAAGACCCGTGCAGATGAGTTGCATAGCTATCTGATAGCAAATGGTTTGCGGGTTGCCAAGATTCATGGAGACATTCCACCACGTGAACGCAAGCGCATCATGAATCAGGTTAAGAATTTGGATTATCAATACATCGTGGCAACAGATTTAGCTGCTCGTGGGATTGATATTGAAGGTGTCAGCCATGTTATCAATGATGCTATTCCGCAAGATCTTTCTTTCTTTGTCCATCGTGTCGGTCGTACGGGTCGTAATGGTTTATCAGGTATCGCTATTACTCTTTATCAACCGAGTGATGATGCCGATATTCGGGAGTTGGAAAAACTCAATATTGCATTTCTACCAAAAGAAATGAAAAACGGTGAGTTTGTTGATACCTATGATCGAGACCGTCGTGTCAATCGTGAAAAATCTCATGAGAAGTTGGATTTAGAAATGATTGGACTGGTCAAGAAGAAAAAGAAAAAAATCAAACCTGGCTATAAAAAGAAAATCCAATGGGCAGTGGATGAAAAACGTCGCAAGACCAAGCGGATTGAAGCGCGTGCAAAGGGTCGTGCAGAGCGAAAGGCTAAGCGCCAAACTTTTTAA
- the mraY gene encoding phospho-N-acetylmuramoyl-pentapeptide-transferase yields MQFALVSGLVAFFATVLFIPHFITFYQAKRIEGQQMHEDVKQHQFKAGTPTMGGTVFLAVAVLTSFVFATFSQLLTGGAIAVLFILALYGLIGFLDDFLKIFRKINEGLSPKQKLALQILGGVVFYFLHMKGAGGGELNVFGYMINVGIFYLPFVLFWLVGFSNAVNLTDGIDGLASISVAISLLTYSIIAYNEQKYDILLVCLTMIGSLLGFFIYNRKPAKIFMGDVGSLALGGMLATISMVLHQEWTLLLIGLVYVIETSSVMLQVSYFKYTKKRFGEGRRIFRMTPFHHHLELGGLTGKAEKWSEWKVDFFLWSVCLIMSLITLAILYL; encoded by the coding sequence ATGCAATTTGCACTTGTGTCTGGATTGGTTGCTTTTTTTGCAACAGTTCTCTTTATTCCGCATTTTATTACTTTTTATCAGGCCAAGCGTATTGAAGGCCAGCAGATGCACGAAGATGTCAAACAACATCAATTTAAGGCTGGAACTCCCACTATGGGAGGAACGGTGTTTTTGGCTGTTGCTGTTCTGACCAGTTTTGTCTTTGCTACTTTCTCTCAGTTGTTGACAGGAGGGGCCATTGCAGTTCTCTTCATTCTAGCCCTGTATGGTCTTATCGGCTTCTTAGATGATTTTTTGAAAATCTTCCGCAAGATTAACGAGGGGCTTAGTCCTAAGCAAAAATTAGCTTTACAGATTTTAGGCGGTGTTGTTTTCTACTTCCTTCACATGAAAGGTGCAGGTGGTGGCGAGCTTAATGTGTTTGGCTATATGATAAACGTGGGAATTTTTTACCTTCCATTTGTACTCTTTTGGTTGGTCGGTTTTTCAAATGCGGTCAATCTGACAGATGGAATTGATGGCTTGGCCTCTATTTCAGTAGCTATTAGTCTGTTAACCTACTCTATTATCGCCTACAATGAGCAAAAGTATGATATTCTTTTAGTCTGTCTCACCATGATCGGTAGTCTTTTGGGCTTCTTTATCTACAATCGTAAGCCGGCCAAAATCTTCATGGGAGATGTGGGAAGTTTGGCATTAGGAGGGATGCTGGCAACGATTTCTATGGTTCTTCACCAAGAATGGACCCTCCTTCTCATCGGTCTGGTCTATGTAATTGAGACATCATCTGTTATGCTACAAGTTTCTTATTTCAAGTACACTAAAAAGCGTTTTGGAGAAGGCCGGCGTATCTTTCGTATGACGCCCTTTCATCACCATTTAGAGCTCGGAGGTTTGACCGGAAAAGCTGAAAAATGGAGCGAGTGGAAAGTTGATTTTTTCCTCTGGTCAGTCTGTCTCATCATGAGCTTGATTACCCTAGCTATTCTTTATCTATAA